Sequence from the Flavobacterium sp. TR2 genome:
CACAGCGGTCATGGTATCAATCTGCTGAATTAAGGTTTCGGAGTAATCATTCATTTTCTGTTTTACATCTGGCGCAGAGGGATCAAATTTTCTCTGAAAACTCTGAACCGTCAAACGCATCGGTGTAAGCGGATTCTTGATTTCGTGCGCTACTTGTTTTGCCATTTCTCGCCATGCTTCTTCACGTTCGCTTTGGGCAAGTTTAATGGCACTTTTTTCCAGTTTGTCCACCATTCCGTTGTAGGCCTCAATCAAGAAATTGACTTCTTTGCTATTGGCTTCCAGAACAATTTTTTCGTTTTTCTGATCCAAATTTGTCTCTTCCAATCTTTCAGAAATCGTTTTTAAAGATTTTGTGATGTAAGTAGAAAGAAAATAAGCGAGCGCAAAAGCCACAATCAGCATAAAAGAATATACCTGGCTCAAACGGATTAGGAAAGTATTCAGCTCATTGTCATAATATCCATCATCTTCTAGATAGGGAAGATTAAGGATTCCGAGTGGTTTGAATTTTTCGTCTTTAATTAAACTGTACGAAGATCTGTTCTTAACGCCATCGATGGTTTTAATGTCCACAAAACGCTTTTCGATAGAAGAACGAACGAGTTTCAGAATGTATTCTGGAATTGGCGGTGCAATTTTATCAACGGCAAACGACTCTTTAGAAGATTTGAGCAGTTTTCCGTCCAAACTGTAAATATTGATTTCGATTTTGTGAATCTGTGCCAGCTCATGAATTTTATCTTTAAAGATCAAATCTAAATTCTGAGTTTTGAGCGGATACGTTGTAGTTGCGAGAACATAATTGATGTGTTCTTTTACCGCATTTTCTTTACGTTCTAAACGTTCCTGATGGTATTCTTTGGCTTCAGTCTTAAACTGAATGATCGAAATAGAAGCCAATAAAAAAGATGCTACAACAATCAATACAATCATCGACAGGAAAATCCTGGTACGAAGAGACAGCATTGACATTTTGAA
This genomic interval carries:
- a CDS encoding ATP-binding protein, giving the protein MIVLIVVASFLLASISIIQFKTEAKEYHQERLERKENAVKEHINYVLATTTYPLKTQNLDLIFKDKIHELAQIHKIEINIYSLDGKLLKSSKESFAVDKIAPPIPEYILKLVRSSIEKRFVDIKTIDGVKNRSSYSLIKDEKFKPLGILNLPYLEDDGYYDNELNTFLIRLSQVYSFMLIVAFALAYFLSTYITKSLKTISERLEETNLDQKNEKIVLEANSKEVNFLIEAYNGMVDKLEKSAIKLAQSEREEAWREMAKQVAHEIKNPLTPMRLTVQSFQRKFDPSAPDVKQKMNDYSETLIQQIDTMTAVASAFSNFASMPAQQNETLNVVEVVELALDIFNEDYISFEKEEDEIISKMDRTQLIRVITNLVKNATQAIPESQFHKSIVVTVKRQDNNVEIAVKDNGIGIQKQDIGRIFEPKFTTKTSGMGLGLGIIKNIIENYKGTITFESTYGKGTTFTVSLPITNS